Proteins encoded by one window of Camelus bactrianus isolate YW-2024 breed Bactrian camel chromosome 9, ASM4877302v1, whole genome shotgun sequence:
- the LOC105080534 gene encoding uncharacterized protein LOC105080534, which yields MTKAQGSLTLKDVAVDFTREEWQLLTPAQKALYREVTLQNYSHLVSVEIEKVAGLVQLHWQNQNMPQRMEQCYGQDAFGNIIHWSKNCFPLKPNHDVFDLHGKPLKPYLDAISQSSRFDPEEPAELAAEGRALLHASREQTHPELEHQQIHKTENTYECAECGKAFLKKCRLNEHKRIHTGKKPHGCSVCGKAFSKKFKLTEHERSHKGEKPHECGECGKAFLRKFQLTEHQKTHTGNKPHVCGVCGKAFYRKSKLIEHQRTHTGEKPYECTNCGKAFCRKRELIVHQRNERGEKPHGCSECGKAFSTKTQLILHQKTHTGEKPYTCSECGKGFIQKGNLNIHQRTHTGEKPYGCTECGKAFSQKACLIAHQRFHTGRTPFVCTDCGKSCSQKSGLIKHQRIHTGEKPYGCSDCGKAFTTRTTLIVHHRTHTGERPYGCTECGKAFTNISYLVKHKRTHTREQHVDTVKVECPSTKGHSF from the exons ATGACGAAGGCCCAG GGATCACTGACCCTGAAGGATGTGGCCGTGGACTTCACAAGGGAGGAGTGGCAGCTCCTGACCCCTGCCCAGAAGGCCTTGTACCGGGAGGTGACGCTGCAGAACTACAGCCACCTGGTGTCCGTGG AAATTGAGAAAGTGGCTGGTCTTGTGCAGCTGCACTGGCAAAACCAAAATATGCCGCAGAGGATGGAACAGTGTTATGGACAGGATGCATTTGGGAATATTATTCATTGGAgcaaaaattgttttcctttaaagCCAAATCATGATGTATTTGATTTACATGGAAAACCTTTGAAACCATATTTAGATGCAATCAGCCAGAGCAGTCGCTTTGACCCAGAAGAGCCTGCTGAGCttgctgcagagggaagagccTTGCTTCACGCTAGTCGTGAGCAAACTCATCCTGAACTTGAACATCAGCAAATACACAAAACAGAGAACACCTATGAATGTGCtgaatgtggaaaagccttccTCAAGAAGTGTCGGCTCAACGAACATAAGAGAATTCATACAGGAAAGAAACCCCACGGATGCAGTGTGTGTGGGAAAGCTTTCTCCAAGAAGTTCAAGCTCACTGAACATGAGCGATCTCACAAAGGAGAGAAACCCCATGAGTGTGGTGAGTGTGGAAAAGCCTTCCTCAGGAAATTTCAGCTTACGGAACACCAGAAGACTCATACGGGAAATAAACCCCATGTGTGCGGTGTATGTGGGAAGGCATTCTACAGAAAGTCCAAGCTAATTGAGCACCAGAGaactcacacaggagagaagcctTATGAATGTACTAATTGTGGCAAAGCCTTCTGCAGGAAGCGAGAACTCATTGTACATCAGAGAAACGAAAGAGGAGAGAAACCCCACGGGTGCAGTGAGTGTGGGAAGGCTTTTTCCACAAAAACGCAGCTCATTCTGCATCAGAAaactcacacaggagagaaaccttacacatgcagtgaatgtggaaaaGGTTTCATTCAGAAGGGCAATCTTAATATCCATCAGCgaactcacactggagagaagccctatGGATGCACTGAGTGTGGAAAGGCCTTCAGCCAGAAGGCCTGCCTCATCGCACATCAGCGATTTCATACAGGAAGGACTCCCTTTGTCTGTACCGACTGCGGAAAATCCTGTTCGCAGAAATCAGGACTCATtaaacatcagagaattcacacaggagagaagccctatgggtgcagtgactgtgggaaagccttcacgACAAGGACAACGCTGATTGTCCATCACAGAACTCACACAGGAGAGAGACCCTATGGATGCACCGAGTGTGGGAAGGCTTTCACTAACATATCCTACCTGGTTAAGCATAAGAGGACACACACAAGAGAGCAACATGTAGATACAGTGAAGGTGGAATGTCCTTCCACAAAGGGTCACAGCTTTTAG
- the ZNF577 gene encoding zinc finger protein 577 isoform X3, whose product MTKVQGSLSFEDVAVGFTWEEWQLLDASQKDLYRDVMLENYYNVVSVGHQATKPDSLFQWERRRPPWRAEGAVPRHTCPEMWELDHMQWHPENQNGIKTVDRYQQSYALGNNVDVCKSLVPLTQRHNKFGSHCKHLKSHLGFVTENRRHAGKNSDEFSGYGKSSHYVQHDKTLTGIKYHGCVKPSSTKPQLSDHQKTYPGKKPHQCSECGKAFSRKAQLVRHQRTERGEKPHRCNECGKTFMRKIQLTEHQRTHTGEKPHECTECGKAFSRKSQLMVHQRTHTGEKPYECGECGKAFSRKCRLSRHQRSHTGEKLYGCSVCGKAFSQKAYLIAHQRLHTGEKPYECSECGRTFFFKSDLTKHQRIHTGEKPYECSDCEKAFRSKSKLIQHQRTHTGERPYACGECGKAFAHMSVLIKHKKTHMREKALNSLKVEKPSSGSHSSLYMSDLVQEQKAMNTVPAEMSSLETQPSLNIGELLGARNVVIVQQPFPRSQASVANREFTQGANLAGAMNVTTPSVINYVLYVTDIA is encoded by the exons ATGACCAAAGTCCAG GGATCGTTGTCATTCGAGGACGTGGCTGTGGGTTTCACCTGGGAGGAGTGGCAGCTACTGGATGCATCCCAGAAGGACCTGTACAGGGATGTCATGTTGGAGAACTACTACAACGTCGTGTCAGTAG GACATCAAGCTACCAAACCAGATTCACTGTTTCAGTGGGAGCGCAGACGACCACCgtggagagcagagggagcagtCCCTAGGCACACCTGTCCAG AAATGTGGGAGCTTGACCATATGCAATGGCACCCAGAAAACCAAAATGGGATTAAAACTGTGGACAGATATCAGCAAAGTTATGCACTTGGAAATAATGTCGATGTATGCAAAAGTCTGGTTCCTTTAACACAAAGACACAATAAGTTTGGCTCACATTGTAAACATTTGAAATCACATTTAGGTTTTGTTACTGAGAATAGAAgacatgcaggaaagaattctgaTGAGTTTAGCGGATATGGGAAATCATCTCACTACGTCCAGCATGATAAAACTCTTACTGGTATTAAATACCATGGTTGTGTTAAACCCAGTAGCACTAAACCACAGCTCAGTGACCATCAAAAAACTTATCCAGGAAAGAAACCACATCAGTGCAGTGAGTGCGGGAAAGCTTTCTCCAGGAAGGCACAGCTCGTTAGACATCAGAGAACTGAAAGAGGAGAGAAACCCCACAGATGCAACGAATGTGGGAAAACGTTCATGAGGAAGATTCAGCTCACCGAGCATCAGAGAACTCATACGGGAGAGAAACCCCACGAATGTACCGAATGTGGAAAAGCCTTTTCCAGGAAGTCACAGCTCATGGtacatcagagaactcacacgggagagaaaccctatgagtGCGgcgaatgtgggaaagccttcagccGGAAGTGCCGGCTCAGTAGACATCAGCGAtctcacactggagagaagctcTACGGATGCagtgtgtgtgggaaagccttttcCCAGAAGGCCTACCTCATTGCACATCAGAGActtcacacaggagagaagccttatgaatgcagtgaatgtgggagaaCCTTCTTTTTTAAGTCAGACCTGACCaagcatcagagaattcatacggGAGAGAAACCTTACGAATGCAGTGACTGTGAAAAAGCCTTCCGAAGCAAGTCCAAGCTCATTCAGCATCAGCGAACTCACACTGGAGAGAGACCGTATGCCTGTGGTGAATGTGGCAAAGCCTTTGCCCACATGTCCGTCCTCATCAAACATAAGAAAACTCATATGAGAGAGAAAGCTCTCAATTCATTGAAGGTGGAGAAACCTTCCTCGGGGAGTCATAGCTCTTTATACATGAGTGACCTGGTCCAGGAGCAAAAGGCTATGAACACAGTGCCTGCagaaatgtcttctttggaaactcAGCCCTCGTTAAACATCGGCGAGCTCCTCGGGGCCAGAAACGTAGTGATTGTGCAGCAGCCTTTTCCACGAAGTCAAGCCTCAGTAGCTAATCGGGAATTTACACAGGGAGCGAACCTTGCAGGTGCAATGAATGTGACAACCCCTTCAGTAATAAATTATGTCTTATATGTCACAGATATCGCATAG
- the ZNF577 gene encoding zinc finger protein 577 isoform X1, with the protein MTKVQGSLSFEDVAVGFTWEEWQLLDASQKDLYRDVMLENYYNVVSVGHQATKPDSLFQWERRRPPWRAEGAVPRHTCPGEKPHAYNESATNAWKPLKTMPRRTHAGKTSHECRDCKRAFPSKLKLITHQETHTGERPYGCGECQRAFVTEAALTYHQNTCHREGKSYRCSKCGKAFPWKSKLILHHKTHSGERPFRCRVCDKAFMVRTHLTAHQRNHTGEKPYECSDCGKAFSKKAQLLIHQRIHTGERPYGCSECQRAFITKSALTYHQKTRHREGKSYGCSKCGKTFPWKSKLILHQRTHSGERPFRCRACDKAFMVRTHLTAHQRTHTGEKPYECSGCKKAFAKKAQLLIHQRLHTGERPYGCSECQQAFIQKSDLSNHKKTHHAEGKSHECSECGKVLSSKSTLTIHRRTHTGERPFRCSVCDKAFTSKAHLTVHERTHTGERPYGCLNCEKAFSTKAHLMIHQRIHTGERPYGCDECQQAFIQKSGLTNHLQNCHARVKSYGCRECGKVLSCKSTLVIHQRTHTGERPFKCSVCDKAFTAKSYLTVHQRIHTGEKPYECRDCKKAFATLSTLIGHRRTHTGERPYGCSECPKAFLRKSALVSHQQTQHPGKSST; encoded by the exons ATGACCAAAGTCCAG GGATCGTTGTCATTCGAGGACGTGGCTGTGGGTTTCACCTGGGAGGAGTGGCAGCTACTGGATGCATCCCAGAAGGACCTGTACAGGGATGTCATGTTGGAGAACTACTACAACGTCGTGTCAGTAG GACATCAAGCTACCAAACCAGATTCACTGTTTCAGTGGGAGCGCAGACGACCACCgtggagagcagagggagcagtCCCTAGGCACACCTGTCCAG GTGAGAAACCACATGCATACAATGAAAGTGCGACGAATGCTTGGAAACCACTTAAGACCATGCCTCGGAGAACTCACGCAGGAAAGACATCCCACGAATGCCGAGATTGTAAGAGAGCATTTCCCAGTAAGTTAAAGCTAATTACTCATCAGGAAACTCACACAGGAGAGAGACCCTACGGATGCGGTGAATGTCAGAGAGCCTTCGTTACAGAGGCAGCGCTCACCTATCATCAGAATACCTGTCACAGAGAAGGGAAATCCTACAGATGCAGTAAATGTGGGAAAGCTTTTCCTTGGAAGTCAAAACTCATTTTACATCATAAGACTCATTCAGGAGAGAGACCTTTCAGATGCAGAGTATGTGATAAAGCCTTCATGGTTAGGACGCATCTCACTGCACATCAGAGAaatcacacaggagagaaaccataCGAATGCTCAGATTGTGGGAAAGCCTTCTCAAAAAAGGCTCAGCTCCTGATTCATCAGCGAATTCACACAGGAGAGAGACCCTATGGATGCAGTGAATGTCAGAGAGCCTTCATTACAAAGTCAGCTCTCACCTATCATCAGAAAACccgacacagagaagggaaatccTATGGATGCAGTAAATGTGGGAAAACTTTTCCTTGGAAGTCAAAACTCATTTTACACCAGAGGACTCACTCAGGAGAGAGACCTTTCAGATGCAGAGCATGTGATAAAGCCTTCATGGTTAGGACGCATCTCACTGcacatcagagaactcacacaggagagaaaccataCGAATGCTCAGGCTGTAAGAAAGCCTTCGCAAAAAAGGCTCAGCTCTTGATTCATCAGCGACTTCACACAGGAGAGAGACCCTATGGATGCAGTGAATGTCAACAGGCCTTCATCCAGAAGTCAGATCTCAGTAATCATAAGAAAACTCATCACGCAGAAGGGAAATCCCAtgaatgcagtgaatgtgggaaggtTTTGTCCTCAAAGTCAACGCTCACTATACATCGGAGAACCCATACAGGCGAGAGACCCTTCAGATGCAGTGTATGCGATAAAGCCTTCACATCAAAGGCACACCTCACTGTACATGAGAGAACTCACACAGGAGAGAGACCCTATGGATGCTTGAattgtgagaaagccttctccaCTAAGGCACATCTCATGATTCATCAGCGAATTCACACAGGTGAGAGGCCGTATGGGTGTGACGAGTGTCAGCAAGCCTTCATCCAGAAGTCGGGTCTCACCAACCATCTGCAGAATTGTCATGCCCGAGTGAAATCGTATGGATGCCGTGAATGCGGGAAGGTTCTGTCGTGTAAGTCGACTCTGGTGATTCATCAGAGAACCCACACAGGCGAGAGACCGTTCAAGTGCAGTGTGTGTGATAAAGCCTTCACAGCTAAATCCTACCTCACTGTACATCAGAGAatccacacaggagagaaaccgtATGAATGCCGTGATTGCAAGAAAGCATTTGCGACTCTGTCAACTCTGATTGGTCACCGGAGAACTCACACAGGAGAGAGGCCCTATGGATGCAGTGAATGTCCAAAAGCCTTCCTTCGGAAGTCAGCCCTAGTTAGTCATCAGCAAACGCAGCACCCAGGAAAATCCTCTACCTGA
- the ZNF577 gene encoding zinc finger protein 577 isoform X2, whose amino-acid sequence MTKVQGSLSFEDVAVGFTWEEWQLLDASQKDLYRDVMLENYYNVVSVGHQATKPDSLFQWERRRPPWRAEGAVPRHTCPEEMWELDHMQWHPENQNGIKTVDRYQQSYALGNNVDVCKSLVPLTQRHNKFGSHCKHLKSHLGFVTENRRHAGKNSDEFSGYGKSSHYVQHDKTLTGIKYHGCVKPSSTKPQLSDHQKTYPGKKPHQCSECGKAFSRKAQLVRHQRTERGEKPHRCNECGKTFMRKIQLTEHQRTHTGEKPHECTECGKAFSRKSQLMVHQRTHTGEKPYECGECGKAFSRKCRLSRHQRSHTGEKLYGCSVCGKAFSQKAYLIAHQRLHTGEKPYECSECGRTFFFKSDLTKHQRIHTGEKPYECSDCEKAFRSKSKLIQHQRTHTGERPYACGECGKAFAHMSVLIKHKKTHMREKALNSLKVEKPSSGSHSSLYMSDLVQEQKAMNTVPAEMSSLETQPSLNIGELLGARNVVIVQQPFPRSQASVANREFTQGANLAGAMNVTTPSVINYVLYVTDIA is encoded by the exons ATGACCAAAGTCCAG GGATCGTTGTCATTCGAGGACGTGGCTGTGGGTTTCACCTGGGAGGAGTGGCAGCTACTGGATGCATCCCAGAAGGACCTGTACAGGGATGTCATGTTGGAGAACTACTACAACGTCGTGTCAGTAG GACATCAAGCTACCAAACCAGATTCACTGTTTCAGTGGGAGCGCAGACGACCACCgtggagagcagagggagcagtCCCTAGGCACACCTGTCCAG AAGAAATGTGGGAGCTTGACCATATGCAATGGCACCCAGAAAACCAAAATGGGATTAAAACTGTGGACAGATATCAGCAAAGTTATGCACTTGGAAATAATGTCGATGTATGCAAAAGTCTGGTTCCTTTAACACAAAGACACAATAAGTTTGGCTCACATTGTAAACATTTGAAATCACATTTAGGTTTTGTTACTGAGAATAGAAgacatgcaggaaagaattctgaTGAGTTTAGCGGATATGGGAAATCATCTCACTACGTCCAGCATGATAAAACTCTTACTGGTATTAAATACCATGGTTGTGTTAAACCCAGTAGCACTAAACCACAGCTCAGTGACCATCAAAAAACTTATCCAGGAAAGAAACCACATCAGTGCAGTGAGTGCGGGAAAGCTTTCTCCAGGAAGGCACAGCTCGTTAGACATCAGAGAACTGAAAGAGGAGAGAAACCCCACAGATGCAACGAATGTGGGAAAACGTTCATGAGGAAGATTCAGCTCACCGAGCATCAGAGAACTCATACGGGAGAGAAACCCCACGAATGTACCGAATGTGGAAAAGCCTTTTCCAGGAAGTCACAGCTCATGGtacatcagagaactcacacgggagagaaaccctatgagtGCGgcgaatgtgggaaagccttcagccGGAAGTGCCGGCTCAGTAGACATCAGCGAtctcacactggagagaagctcTACGGATGCagtgtgtgtgggaaagccttttcCCAGAAGGCCTACCTCATTGCACATCAGAGActtcacacaggagagaagccttatgaatgcagtgaatgtgggagaaCCTTCTTTTTTAAGTCAGACCTGACCaagcatcagagaattcatacggGAGAGAAACCTTACGAATGCAGTGACTGTGAAAAAGCCTTCCGAAGCAAGTCCAAGCTCATTCAGCATCAGCGAACTCACACTGGAGAGAGACCGTATGCCTGTGGTGAATGTGGCAAAGCCTTTGCCCACATGTCCGTCCTCATCAAACATAAGAAAACTCATATGAGAGAGAAAGCTCTCAATTCATTGAAGGTGGAGAAACCTTCCTCGGGGAGTCATAGCTCTTTATACATGAGTGACCTGGTCCAGGAGCAAAAGGCTATGAACACAGTGCCTGCagaaatgtcttctttggaaactcAGCCCTCGTTAAACATCGGCGAGCTCCTCGGGGCCAGAAACGTAGTGATTGTGCAGCAGCCTTTTCCACGAAGTCAAGCCTCAGTAGCTAATCGGGAATTTACACAGGGAGCGAACCTTGCAGGTGCAATGAATGTGACAACCCCTTCAGTAATAAATTATGTCTTATATGTCACAGATATCGCATAG
- the ZNF577 gene encoding zinc finger protein 577 isoform X4, producing MPRRTHAGKTSHECRDCKRAFPSKLKLITHQETHTGERPYGCGECQRAFVTEAALTYHQNTCHREGKSYRCSKCGKAFPWKSKLILHHKTHSGERPFRCRVCDKAFMVRTHLTAHQRNHTGEKPYECSDCGKAFSKKAQLLIHQRIHTGERPYGCSECQRAFITKSALTYHQKTRHREGKSYGCSKCGKTFPWKSKLILHQRTHSGERPFRCRACDKAFMVRTHLTAHQRTHTGEKPYECSGCKKAFAKKAQLLIHQRLHTGERPYGCSECQQAFIQKSDLSNHKKTHHAEGKSHECSECGKVLSSKSTLTIHRRTHTGERPFRCSVCDKAFTSKAHLTVHERTHTGERPYGCLNCEKAFSTKAHLMIHQRIHTGERPYGCDECQQAFIQKSGLTNHLQNCHARVKSYGCRECGKVLSCKSTLVIHQRTHTGERPFKCSVCDKAFTAKSYLTVHQRIHTGEKPYECRDCKKAFATLSTLIGHRRTHTGERPYGCSECPKAFLRKSALVSHQQTQHPGKSST from the coding sequence ATGCCTCGGAGAACTCACGCAGGAAAGACATCCCACGAATGCCGAGATTGTAAGAGAGCATTTCCCAGTAAGTTAAAGCTAATTACTCATCAGGAAACTCACACAGGAGAGAGACCCTACGGATGCGGTGAATGTCAGAGAGCCTTCGTTACAGAGGCAGCGCTCACCTATCATCAGAATACCTGTCACAGAGAAGGGAAATCCTACAGATGCAGTAAATGTGGGAAAGCTTTTCCTTGGAAGTCAAAACTCATTTTACATCATAAGACTCATTCAGGAGAGAGACCTTTCAGATGCAGAGTATGTGATAAAGCCTTCATGGTTAGGACGCATCTCACTGCACATCAGAGAaatcacacaggagagaaaccataCGAATGCTCAGATTGTGGGAAAGCCTTCTCAAAAAAGGCTCAGCTCCTGATTCATCAGCGAATTCACACAGGAGAGAGACCCTATGGATGCAGTGAATGTCAGAGAGCCTTCATTACAAAGTCAGCTCTCACCTATCATCAGAAAACccgacacagagaagggaaatccTATGGATGCAGTAAATGTGGGAAAACTTTTCCTTGGAAGTCAAAACTCATTTTACACCAGAGGACTCACTCAGGAGAGAGACCTTTCAGATGCAGAGCATGTGATAAAGCCTTCATGGTTAGGACGCATCTCACTGcacatcagagaactcacacaggagagaaaccataCGAATGCTCAGGCTGTAAGAAAGCCTTCGCAAAAAAGGCTCAGCTCTTGATTCATCAGCGACTTCACACAGGAGAGAGACCCTATGGATGCAGTGAATGTCAACAGGCCTTCATCCAGAAGTCAGATCTCAGTAATCATAAGAAAACTCATCACGCAGAAGGGAAATCCCAtgaatgcagtgaatgtgggaaggtTTTGTCCTCAAAGTCAACGCTCACTATACATCGGAGAACCCATACAGGCGAGAGACCCTTCAGATGCAGTGTATGCGATAAAGCCTTCACATCAAAGGCACACCTCACTGTACATGAGAGAACTCACACAGGAGAGAGACCCTATGGATGCTTGAattgtgagaaagccttctccaCTAAGGCACATCTCATGATTCATCAGCGAATTCACACAGGTGAGAGGCCGTATGGGTGTGACGAGTGTCAGCAAGCCTTCATCCAGAAGTCGGGTCTCACCAACCATCTGCAGAATTGTCATGCCCGAGTGAAATCGTATGGATGCCGTGAATGCGGGAAGGTTCTGTCGTGTAAGTCGACTCTGGTGATTCATCAGAGAACCCACACAGGCGAGAGACCGTTCAAGTGCAGTGTGTGTGATAAAGCCTTCACAGCTAAATCCTACCTCACTGTACATCAGAGAatccacacaggagagaaaccgtATGAATGCCGTGATTGCAAGAAAGCATTTGCGACTCTGTCAACTCTGATTGGTCACCGGAGAACTCACACAGGAGAGAGGCCCTATGGATGCAGTGAATGTCCAAAAGCCTTCCTTCGGAAGTCAGCCCTAGTTAGTCATCAGCAAACGCAGCACCCAGGAAAATCCTCTACCTGA